From the Streptomyces sp. SN-593 genome, the window GCCTTCCTGGGGGCCTCGCGCACCGCCGCCGAGCCCGAGGCCACGGCGGCGCTCGCGGAGGTCTGCGGCCGCCGCCCGCTGGCCCTGCGGCACACCGCCGCCCAACTCGCCGCCCGGCCCAACGCGTCGATCCGGGAGTGGGTGCGCACCACCACGGTCCGGCAGGTGCAGTCCCGGCAGCGCCGGTCGCCCTCCCGCTCCGACGGGGACGCGGGCGCCAACGGCCCCGGCGGACACCCCGGCCGCGCGGCGGCGGGCTCGTAGCGGCGCCCGCCGCCGTCCGCGGCGCCGCGCGCACGACGCGGACGGAGCCGGCGCGCCGGGTCGGCGCGCGCGCCAAGTGGAACCCCGGCCGGAGTTCTCCGCGGTGCGCGCTGATGGCCGCTGACACGCGCTGACAGATTCGCTGACACCCTTGCGCGATGCTGACAGCGGAACCCCTGATCGCCCGCTTCGCGACATTCTCCCAGCTCAGTGTGGGTGGTTGGTTTCCATCCGCACCGAATGATTATGCACGGGGCACGGAGGACGTGTTTCCCGGTTCGTCGTCGGTTGCCCAGGAGAAGACCTCCCGCCTACTGTCCCGAACTGCGGGCGCCCCCCGAATTCGGCCGTCGGCATATCCGCACCCCGCGAACACGTCACGGGGTCCGGGCATTCCACGGCCGACGGGTCCGGCGTGCGGACCACCGGGAAACTCAAGTCGTCGGGAAGGGAATGGAATGGGGAACATCACGACCCAGGAAGCCCAGGACTGGCTGATCGATAAGATTGCCCACCGCCTGGGTGTGGAGCCGTCCGCGGTTCCGCCGGAGCAGTACTTCGACGAACTCGACCTGGACAGCACCGAGGCGCTGATCCTCGCCGGCGAGATGGAGAACTGGCTCGGCTTCGAACTCCAGACCACGGCGCTGTGGTACCACCCCACCATCAAGGACCTGGCGGCCCACCTCGCCGAGGAGGTCGCGCAGCGTGCCTCCGCCTAGGGCCCGCCGCCCTGACCCGCGGGGAGCCGCTCCCCGTCCCGAGGCACCGCCGATCGTCCGCCGGCACCGGCCCACGCCGCCCGGCGGGCACAGCGTCTACGCCGTCCACCCCGGCGCCCTGCCCTCGGGCGTGTGGAGCGGGGTCGCGGACGCGCTGCCGGCGGACACCGGGTTCGCCGTGCTCGACCTGGCCGGCGTCCCGGCGTACTTCGAGGCGGCGCTGTCCGGCGGCCACAGCGACCTGACCGTCGCCTCGCTCGTCGCGCGGCTCACCGAGGAGCTCCGCGCCGACCGGGCCGCCGGGCCGCGGGCGGCGCGGACGACGTTCGCCGGCTGGTCCTTCGGCGGCGTGCTCGCACAGTCGATGACCGAGGAACTGGAGCCGGCCGAACGCCCGGACCGGCTGGTGCTCCTCGACAGCATCGCCCCGACCGATGCCTACCAGCAGGCCGACGACGCGCTCGACCCGCCCATGCTGCTGCGCTGGTTCGCGATGTACCTCGGCGCCAAGCGGAACCGCACGGTCTCGCTCGGCCCCGGCGGCACCGCGGGACTCGACATCGACACCGGGCTGGTGCGCATCCTCGACGCGGCGGTCGACTGCGGCGCCCTGGCCGCCGGCACCCCGCTGCCGGGACTGCGCAAGCTGTACGACACCTACGTCGACGGGCTGCTGCGCAACAACCGGCTGACCGCCACCCACCGGCCTGTGCCCTCGTCCGTGCCGCTGGCCCTGATCAAGGCCACGCACAGCCTCATCCTGGGCGACGACACGCTCGGCTGGCAGGAGCTGGCGCCGCACGGCCTCGACCTGCGCCGGCCCGCTCCCGGGGACCACTACACGATGCTGATCCGCCCCGACGCCGCGGCGGCCATCGCCGAAGTGGTCCGACCGCCCCGCTGATCCGCCGGTCCCCACCGGACGACCCACCCACCAGCCTGCCCGCGCCCCCGCTCCGGCCCGACCGGCCGGAGCGCCGGCCGCGCCGTGCCAGGCGGGCGTCGCCACGGAAGATCCCGTTCGTCCAGATCCCAGAGAGACTCGCCGTGAACTCTTCGCAGGAATCCGCGCTCGACCGTCGGCTCGCCCGTGACCCCATCGCCATCGTCGGCCTCTCCGCGCTCTACCCGAAGTCCCGCGACCTGACCGAATTCTGGGCGAACGTCGCGTCGGCCGCCGACTGCATC encodes:
- a CDS encoding acyl carrier protein, which translates into the protein MGNITTQEAQDWLIDKIAHRLGVEPSAVPPEQYFDELDLDSTEALILAGEMENWLGFELQTTALWYHPTIKDLAAHLAEEVAQRASA
- a CDS encoding thioesterase domain-containing protein: MPPPRARRPDPRGAAPRPEAPPIVRRHRPTPPGGHSVYAVHPGALPSGVWSGVADALPADTGFAVLDLAGVPAYFEAALSGGHSDLTVASLVARLTEELRADRAAGPRAARTTFAGWSFGGVLAQSMTEELEPAERPDRLVLLDSIAPTDAYQQADDALDPPMLLRWFAMYLGAKRNRTVSLGPGGTAGLDIDTGLVRILDAAVDCGALAAGTPLPGLRKLYDTYVDGLLRNNRLTATHRPVPSSVPLALIKATHSLILGDDTLGWQELAPHGLDLRRPAPGDHYTMLIRPDAAAAIAEVVRPPR